One genomic segment of Acidobacteriota bacterium includes these proteins:
- a CDS encoding type II toxin-antitoxin system HicB family antitoxin: MSYQIFVQNQLHNGYQAMVIGLPDCVAEGVTEEEAVAKAKEALSQWLARGKLVTFEFDPDTQAANPWQKICGKYKDDPTWDDFQANIAAYRRQLNEEEAAREAAAMS, translated from the coding sequence ATGTCTTATCAAATCTTCGTGCAAAATCAGCTTCACAACGGCTATCAGGCAATGGTGATCGGGCTGCCCGATTGTGTGGCGGAAGGCGTGACCGAGGAAGAAGCTGTCGCCAAGGCAAAAGAAGCGTTGAGCCAATGGCTGGCGCGCGGTAAACTCGTCACCTTCGAGTTCGATCCCGACACACAAGCCGCCAATCCCTGGCAGAAAATTTGTGGAAAGTACAAAGACGATCCGACCTGGGACGACTTTCAGGCCAATATCGCCGCGTATCGCCGTCAACTGAACGAAGAAGAGGCCGCGCGGGAGGCCGCCGCAATGTCATGA